The Oscillospiraceae bacterium genome includes the window TTTTCGATTGAAAATTTGTTTTTGCCCAATCAAAAGCGGCTCGACGTCCGGATTGTAAACAGCGCCGTAGCGTATTCTTACAAAGGAAACAATATGGAGATTATTTTATAAATTCCGGTATTCTGCAAAGTTATTTATCTTTATTTAGCCATTTTTCAATCAACTCGACCAGTTTGAACTTTAACACATAGCCGTTCTTTTTCGAGGCAAACTTCCAACCGTTTTGATCGAGATAGGCGTCGAGCTGCGCTTCTTCGTCGGAACTTGCAGAGATGCAGATCGGCGGAAAGGCGATACAGAACCAGTTTTTACCCTTCCCCTTGCCGAGCGTCAGCTGCACCGTCGAATAAGTCCCGGCAGGGAGCATAAATTCGCCGTAATCGGTGGTATCGAAGTACCGGTCGGTGAGTTCTGCGGTCGCTTTATAGACAACACCGTTTTCGCGCAAAATATCGTTCGCCGTATCTTTAAAATCGTCAAGCGCTTTGGCGGCGGCTTCCTTGGCTTCTTCTTTGGTCTTCATTCCGGCGAAAACCTTTTGAAACTGCTCGGTGAGCGCATCGCGTATCTGTAACTTAATCGCCTGGTCGAAATCGTTGTCGGAGTTGGCCACAATGCGCAGCCGCACGGTGTTTTCGCGCACCGTGTCACATTCGTTCGAAAATTCCGCAAAGCCCGAGAGCACGCAGATGAGCAATGCCAGCGCCGCAGCGATCAAAACAAAAGTAAACTTTTTCATAATAAG containing:
- a CDS encoding stage II sporulation protein R; this translates as MKKFTFVLIAAALALLICVLSGFAEFSNECDTVRENTVRLRIVANSDNDFDQAIKLQIRDALTEQFQKVFAGMKTKEEAKEAAAKALDDFKDTANDILRENGVVYKATAELTDRYFDTTDYGEFMLPAGTYSTVQLTLGKGKGKNWFCIAFPPICISASSDEEAQLDAYLDQNGWKFASKKNGYVLKFKLVELIEKWLNKDK